Part of the Faecalibacterium duncaniae genome, TATCGACAAACCGTGTGCTGTCCTTGCGGGTTCGGCACCCAGCCTGCTCAATCCGGCTCTGAATGAAGTGGTAATAGCGTCCCTCCGGCTTGACGATATGGAAGTTGTATTTGCTCCGGCTTGTGTCAATGTCGGGATTGCTGGCATACTGTTCTTTCTGTCTTTCGTGATGGGCTTCCAGCGGCCTTGCCGGGTTGCCCTTGTGCTTCTCAAACCGTAAAATTGCGTGTTGTGCCATTCTGCTCCTTTCCCCATTCCTTTCCTATCCGGGGTTTTCCACAGGGAAAATCCCGCAGAAAATAGCTCGGATAGGATTGGAATGGATAGAATATAAATCAATCTTTTTAATCTTTGTATTTCTATATACCGTCCGGTTTTCGTACGTCTCAGGAGTGATTTCCGTACTTCATGGGTACGGTTTTCAGTCCTCCGGCGTACCAGAACCGGATTTCTTGAAGTCGGTGTTTGGAACCGCTTCATAGGATTTTGGGAAAATGCGGTTGGGTTTTCCACAGCCCTGCTTCTGGATTTCCACCAGTCCGGCGTATTGCAGTTCCCGCAGGGTGTTCACCGCTTTCTGCCGCCCACAATGGAGCAGGTCAACCACTTCGCAGATAGGGTAATACAGGAAAATCCGTCCGCAGTCATCCGCCCACCCATTCTTGCGGGACAACTCTGTCCGGCGCAGGATAAAGGCGTACAGAACCTTTGCCTCGTTGGACAGGGGCCTGAATGTGGGGGCTTCAAAGAGGAAATTCGGGAGCCGGGTGAAGCTGAACGCCTTTTCCGGCTGATGGATATAGATGGTATTTGTCATAGTGCGTTTTGTGGACGGTTAGAAGCCCGTTTTCCGGGGTGGGCGATACTTTATACCACCTGCCCCGGTTTGGGGCTTGCGGAGCCTGATAAATCAAGGCTTTTTTCGCTCCTAACTGTCCACAGCAGACCTCCTTTTCCGTTCACTTTCTGTTTTCTGTCGCCTGTGAACTCTGGCGGCACAGCCGGGGCAGTATTTTGCCCGGTTGGATTTGGGGACGAACACGCCGCCGCAGACCGCACAGCGTTTCAAGTCCCTATCCCGGAAAATCTCCGCTTCCAGCGTTCCGTCCAGCGGCAAGACCGACCAGCGGAACCACTTACAGCAGACCGAGAAAGAAATCGTCTGCGGGCAGGTGCAGGTGTCCCCATCGTCAAGGACAATGCAGTTGCCGTCCTCACAGCAACAGCACCCCCGGCGTATCAGGCTGGCCGCCTGTTTCCTCTGCGCCGGTGTCATGCGGTAAAGGGAACCGTCCGGCCTGCGTTCCAGCGGCGGCAAGTCTTTATAGGGGTTATCTCTCATGCGTTCCCTCCATTTTGCTTTCCGTTGCCGTTCCTCCGAAAAGGTTTCCTGCCCCATTCCTGCGGCGTGTTCCGGCGTTGGCACACTCCCCATACTTCGGGACATTTTGTCCCGAAGTCCGGCTCCTTGCGGTGCTTCCCCAGCCGGGGTATCCCTTTTCGGACGGTCATTCTGTTTTCAAGGTGCTGTCCATCGATGAACTACCCTAAGTCTACACCTAAATGACCGCCCGTTCCGTATATCCGAAAGGTGGGAAATCGGCTTAAGAAACAGGCTATTTCCACGCTCTCGGAATTGTGGTAAAATAATAAGTACAGAGTGACAAATTGGAATTTACCCAAGGGAGTGTGATTGCATGAAAAAAATAAACATCATTATAAACATCTTTATTGCAGTTTTTATTGGTGTATTTATTGGACACGGGGTTTATACTGTTTGGGACTTCAAAACTCATCCCGAATTATACGTTGTGCAATCAGCACCGTGGTATACAAGCATCTTGATATATGGTGTATTGACCATTATTTTGTTACTGATTTGCATTGTGATAAAAGTGATCATCAATCATAAATCTAAACAGAAGT contains:
- a CDS encoding replication initiator protein A produces the protein MTNTIYIHQPEKAFSFTRLPNFLFEAPTFRPLSNEAKVLYAFILRRTELSRKNGWADDCGRIFLYYPICEVVDLLHCGRQKAVNTLRELQYAGLVEIQKQGCGKPNRIFPKSYEAVPNTDFKKSGSGTPED
- a CDS encoding cysteine-rich VLP domain-containing protein, giving the protein MRDNPYKDLPPLERRPDGSLYRMTPAQRKQAASLIRRGCCCCEDGNCIVLDDGDTCTCPQTISFSVCCKWFRWSVLPLDGTLEAEIFRDRDLKRCAVCGGVFVPKSNRAKYCPGCAARVHRRQKTESERKRRSAVDS